In the Nothobranchius furzeri strain GRZ-AD chromosome 15, NfurGRZ-RIMD1, whole genome shotgun sequence genome, one interval contains:
- the cacna1fb gene encoding calcium channel, voltage-dependent, L type, alpha 1F subunit isoform X2: protein MYEESRRSSAHNGYTKSVDGEREGGEGEEKEGGGEADGGGEGGEGEEKDPEWDEELDGENGGGVKMTRTNTLHSTTSSTGTQRRRGQHAKKQVQGTNQVQRAPRALFCLKLNNPIRQAALHIVEWKPFDIFILLAIFANCVALGVSKPFPEDDSNSTNHDLEQVEYIFLIIFTVETFLKILAYGLVMHPSSYIRNGWNLLDFVIVIVGLFSVVLETMTTKSTGEQATTHHMPGKPGGLDVKALRAFRVLRPLRLVSGVPSLQIVLNSIMKAMVPLLHIALLVLFVIIIYAIIGLELFIGRMHRTCYYIHTDNFVEDEPVPCAFAGHGRQCSVNGSECRGRWDGPNGGITNFDNFFFAMLTVFQCITMEGWTDVLYWMNDAIGFELPWVYFVSLVIFGSFFVLNLVLGVLSGEFSKEREKAKARGDFQKLREKQQMEEDLCGYMDWITQAEDMDELDEDGNTPSLPASETASENTENIDEEHTNCCQACCARMMKISCCRTLRRWNRVCRRNCRTAVKSVTFYWLVLLLVFLNTSLSASEHYNQPEWLTQVQDIANKVLLSLFTVEMLLKMYSLGLAHYFVAFFNRFDCFVVCGGIIETILVELDIMPPLGIAVLRCVRLLRIFKVTRHWTALSNLVASLLNSMKSIASLLLLLFLFLIIFALLGMQLFGGKFNFDETQTKRSTFDAFPQALLTCFQILTGEDWNVVMYDGIMAYGGPVFPGMIVCVYFVILFICGNYILLNVFLAIAVDNLAGGDGEDKKKDKNKEHAEEEPEGEVKVDIDEDTEYEEDEELPEGDEEGGVQLKMADLAPPKEKVVPIPDGSAFFCLSKTNPIRVACHTLIHHHIFTNLILLFIILSSCSLAAEDPIRAHSFRNNILGYADYAFTSIFTVEILLKMTVHGAFLHQGSFCRNWFNLLDLLVVSVSLVSFFLHSSAISVVKILRVLRVLRPLRAINRAKGLKHVVQCVFVAIRTIGNIMIVTTLLQFMFACIGVQLFKGKFYRCTDEAKSTPEQCKGTFVVYKDGDVSHPMVRQRIWLNSDFNFDNVLMGMMALFTVSTFEGWPALLYKAIDANGENSGPIYNYRVEISIFFIVYIIIIAFFMMNIFVGFVIITFREQGEQEYKNCELDKNQRQCVEYALKAQPLKLYIPKNPVQYKFWSIINSTGFEYVMFVLILLNTVTLAVQHYEQSKTFSDVMDILNMVFTGLFTAEMLLKLLALRLRHYFVDAWNSFDALIVVGSVVDIVVTEFSSGEDSSRVSITFFRLFRVMRLVKLLNKGEGIRTLLWTFIKSLQALPYVALLIAMIFFIYAVIGMQTFGKIAMQDNTQINRNNNFQTFPQAVLLLFRCATGEAWQEIMLASLPGKRCDPESDYEPGEEFSCGSNFAIVYFISFFMLCAFLIINLFVAVIMDNFDYLTRDWSILGPHHLDEFKRIWSEYDPEAKGRIKHLDVVALLRRIQPPLGFGKLCPHRVACKRLVAMNMPLNADGMVTFNATLFALVRTALKIKTEGNPEQENEELRVIIKKIWKRMKPKLLDEVIPPHEEEEVTVGKFYATFLIQDYFRKFRKRKEKGALAVESESPNPSAVQLCKAGLKTLQDLGPEMRLALNKDLEEEEEEEEEEEEAMLEDEMAENLSYKAENGFGAETRRGSMLTPSGDSGASNGGLIHRVGSLTKTVNRNEHEEHLHRGDSLRSSVNRHRRSSVKNGLLDHVHKRPSHYKHGRRDSRDQSWRNGDLEPYGEQGYTSREEDNESITSRDRHYPDEIRDHYDDPSPYTNSSYGSSFSSSRRTTRRRLLPATPTGRKPSFNIQCLRRQGSSDDLPIPGTYHPTSPPRRAQAYSSHHSSGGSSAASSTSWAKPCPRRGRLLYAPLILVEEEGSPPWGRDGGPGGEGKRGGAGRGAADRPAWYSGPAGTSAPPPYRAYTTLRVPSQLGAPFTEKRGSADSLVEAVLISEGLGLYARDPKFVAFAKREIADACHMTVDEMESAASDLLSSGSHDFLGTIADDPAALYSDDEPIRTNREEEELADEMACVTSF, encoded by the exons ATGTACGAGGAGAGCCGAAGAA GTAGCGCTCATAACGGCTACACCAAATCAGTGGATGGGGAACGTGAAGGAGGAGAGGGGGAAGAGAAAGAGGGGGGAGGAGAggcggatggaggaggagagggaggagaagGGGAGGAAAAAGACCCGGAATGGGATGAGGAGCTGGATGGGGAGAATGGTGGCGGGGTGAAGATGACGAGAACCAACACTCTTCACTCCACCACCAGTTCCACTGGAACACAGAGGAGAAGAGGACAACACGCAAAGAAACAG GTGCAGGGCACTAATCAGGTCCAGCGAGCCCCACGTGCTCTGTTCTGTCTGAAGCTCAACAACCCGATCCGCCAAGCCGCGCTCCACATCGTGGAGTGGAA ACCCTTTGACATCTTCATCCTGTTAGCAATCTTTGCTAACTGCGTCGCTCTGGGAGTTTCCAAACCGTTTCCCGAGGACGACTCCAACTCCACCAACCATGACCTG GAACAAGTGGAGTACATATTCCTCATCATCTTCACAGTGGAGACCTTCTTGAAGATCCTGGCCTACGGACTGGTGATGCACCCCAGCTCCTACATTCGGAACGGCTGGAACCTGCTCGACTTTGTCATCGTCATTGTTGG GCTGTTCAGTGTTGTACTGGAGACGATGACTACTAAGTCAACGGGCGAGCAGGCGACCACACATCACATGCCAGGAAAGCCAGGAGGTTTAGATGTCAAAGCTCTGAGAGCTTTTAGGGTGCTGCGACCCCTCAGACTGGTTTCTGGAGTTCCCA GTCTGCAGATCGTGCTGAACTCCATCATGAAGGCCATGGTTCCTCTGCTTCATATCGCTTTGTTGGTTCTCTTTGTCATCATCATCTACGCCATCATCGGCCTGGAGCTTTTCATCGGACGGATGCACAGGACCTGCTACTACATCCACACGG ATAACTTTGTGGAGGATGAACCGGTCCCGTGTGCGTTCGCCGGTCACGGCCGTCAGTGCTCTGTGAACGGCTCTGAGTgtcgtggaaggtgggatggacccAACGGTGGAATCACCAACTTTGACAACTTCTTCTTTGCCATGCTGACAGTGTTTCAGTGCATCACAATGGAGGGATGGACCGACGTGCTCTACTGG ATGAACGATGCTATTGGATTCGAGTTGCCGTGGGTGTACTTCGTCAGTCTGGTGATTTTTGGGTCTTTCTTCGTTCTCAACCTGGTTCTGGGAGTCCTCAGTGG AGAGTTCAGCAAGGAAAGAGAGAAGGCAAAAGCTCGTGGAGATTTCCAGAAGTTGCGCGAGAAGCAACAGATGGAAGAGGATCTGTGTGGATACATGGACTGGATCACACAGGCGGAGGACATGGACGAACTGGATGAGGACGGAAACACAC CGAGTCTTCCTGCCAGTGAGACGGCTTCTGAGAACACGGAGAACATCGATGAGGAACACACCAACTGCTGCCAGGCCTGCTG CGCTCGgatgatgaagatcagctgctg TCGAACGCTGCGGCGCTGGAATCGAGTCTGTCGTAGAAACTGTCGCACGGCCGTCAAGTCGGTGACTTTCTATTGGCTGGTCCTTCTACTCGTCTTCCTCAACACATCTCTGAGTGCCTCTGAGCACTACAACCAACCTGAGTGGTTGACACAGGTCCAGG ATATCGCCAACAAGGTGCTGCTGTCTCTCTTCACGGTGGAGATGCTGCTGAAGATGTACAGTTTGGGTCTGGCTCATTATTTTGTGGCGTTTTTTAACCGTTTCGACTGCTTCGTGGTGTGCGGCGGCATCATAGAGACCATCTTGGTGGAGCTGGACATCATGCCTCCTCTGGGGATTGCTGTCCTGCGCTGTGTCCGCCTGCTGCGCATCTTTAAGGTCACTCG CCATTGGACAGCTCTGTCCAACCTGGTGGCGTCCCTGCTCAATTCCATGAAATCCATTGCCTCCTTGCTGCTCcttctcttcctcttcctcatcaTCTTTGCGCTGCTCGGCATGCAGCTGTTTGGAGGGAAGTTCAACTTTGATGAGACGCAGACCAAACGAAGCACATTTGATGCCTTTCCCCAGGCATTGCTCACATGCTTCCAG ATCCTGACAGGTGAGGACTGGAATGTGGTCATGTATGATGGCATCATGGCATACGGTGGCCCAGTCTTCCCAGGGATGATCGTCTGTGTTTACTTCGTTATCCTCTTCATTTGTGGTAACT ACATCCTGCTAAATGTCTTCTTGGCCATCGCTGTGGACAATCtggctggaggagatggagaAGACAAGAAGAAAGA TAAGAATAAGGAACATGCCGAGGAGGAGCCTGAAGGAGAAGTGAAG GTGGACATTGATGAAGACACTGAGTATGAAGAGGATGAAGAGCTTCCTGAGGGAGATGAAG AGGGTGGAGTTCAGCTGAAGATGGCAGACCTGGCTCCTCCTAAGGAGAAGGTAGTTCCAATCCCAGATGGCAGCGCATTCTTCTGCCTCAGTAAAACAAACCC aaTCCGTGTGGCATGTCACACTCTGATCCATCATCACATCTTCACCAACCttatcctcctcttcatcatccttAGCAGCTGCTCATTGGCTGCCGAGGATCCAATCAGAGCGCACTCATTCCGGAACAAC ATCCTGGGCTATGCAGACTACGCCTTTACCAGCATCTTCACCGTGGAGATTCTGCTGAAG ATGACGGTCCACGGAGCGTTTCTCCACCAGGGCTCCTTCTGCAGGAACTGGTTTAACCTGTTAGACCTGCTGGTGGTCAGCGTGTCGCTGGTCTCCTTCTTCCTACA CTCCAGCGCCATCTCAGTGGTGAAGATCCTCCGAGTCCTACGGGTGCTGCGACCTCTGAGAGCCATCAACCGGGCCAAAGGCCTGAAG CATGTGGTCCAGTGTGTGTTCGTGGCCATCAGAACCATCGGGAACATCATGATCGTCACCACGTTGCTGCAGTTCATGTTTGCCTGCATCGGAGTCCAGCTCTTCAAG GGTAAATTTTATCGCTGCACAGACGAGGCCAAGAGCACTCCTGAACAGTGCAA AGGGACCTTCGTGGTGTACAAAGATGGAGATGTGAGCCACCCCATGGTCAGACAGCGGATCTGGCTGAACAGCGACTTTAACTTCGATAACGTGCTGATGGGCATGATGGCCCTTTTCACCGTCTCCACCTTCGAGGGCTGGCCCGC GTTGCTGTACAAGGCCATCGATGCCAACGGAGAGAACTCCGGTCCCATCTACAACTACAGAGTGGAGATCTCTATTTTCTTCATCGtctacatcatcatcatcgcctttTTTATGATGAACATCTTCGTGGGTTTTGTCATCATCACCTTTAGAGAGCAGGGAGAACAGGAGTACAAGAACTGCGAGCTGGACAAGAACCAG CGTCAGTGTGTGGAGTACGCCCTGAAGGCTCAGCCCCTCAAACTTTACATCCCCAAAAACCCGGTTCAGTATAAGTTCTGGTCCATCATCAACTCGACGGGATTCGAGTACGTGATGTTTGTCCTGATTCTTCTCAACACCGTGACTCTGGCGGTTCAG CACTATGAGCAGTCCAAGACCTTCAGCGACGTCATGGACATCCTCAACATGGTCTTCACTGGGCTCTTCACAGCGGAGATGCTCCTGAAACTTCTTGCTCTCAGACTGCGG CACTACTTCGTGGATGCCTGGAACTCGTTTGATGCTCTGATTGTAGTTGGCAGCGTGGTGGACATCGTAGTCACCGAGTTCAGC AGTGGAGAGGACAGCTCCCGCGTGTCCATCACCTTTTTCCGTCTCTTCCGAGTGATGAGATTGGTCAAGCTGCTGAATAAGGGGGAGGGGATTCGTACGCTGCTGTGGACGTTCATCAAATCGCTACAG GCCCTGCCGTatgttgctctgctcatcgccatgATCTTCTTCATCTACGCGGTCATCGGCATGCAG ACATTTGGGAAAATAGCGATGCAGGACAACACTCAGATCAACAGGAACAACAACTTCCAGACATTTCCTCAGgctgtcctcctcctcttcag gtgtgcCACCGGTGAGGCGTGGCAGGAGATCATGTTGGCCAGTCTTCCAGGTAAACGATGCGATCCGGAGTCGGACTACGAGCCAGGAGAGGAGTTCAGCTGCGGCAGCAACTTCGCCATCGTGTACTTCATCAGCTTCTTCATGCTCTGTGCTTTCCTG ATCATCAACCTGTTTGTCGCCGTCATCATGGACAACTTCGACTACCTGACACGTGATTGGTCGATTCTGGGGCCCCATCACCTGGATGAGTTCAAGAGGATCTGGTCTGAGTACGATCCCGAGGCCAA AGGTCGAATTAAACATCTGGATGTGGTGGCGCTGCTCCGGAGGATTCAGCCTCCTCTGGGCTTCGGGAAGCTCTGTCCTCACAGAGTCGCGTGTAAG CGGCTGGTGGCCATGAACATGCCTCTGAACGCGGACGGGATGGTTACCTTCAACGCCACACTCTTTGCTCTGGTTCGCACCGCGCTCAAGATCAAGACAGAAG GTAACCCTGAACAAGAGAACGAAGAGCTGAGAGTCATCATCAAGAAAATCTGGAAGAGAATGAAACCGAAGCTGCTGGACGAAGTCATCCCCCcccatgaag AGGAGGAAGTCACTGTTGGGAAGTTTTATGCAACTTTCCTGATCCAGGATTATTTCAGGAAGTTCAGAAAGAGGAAGGAAAAGGGGGCTTTAGCCGTAGAGTCCGAGTCCCCCAACCCGTCTGCTGTCCAG CTCTGTAAAGCTGGTCTGAAGACTCTGCAGGATCTGGGCCCAGAGATGCGTCTGGCTCTGAACAAAgacctggaggaggaggaggaggaggaggaggaagaggaggaggccaTGCTGGAGGACGAAATGGCGGAGAACTTATCTTATAAG GCTGAAAACGGATTTGGAGCGGAGACCCGGCGCGGCTCCATGCTGACACCTTCTG GTGATAGCGGCGCCTCTAATGGTGGTCTGATCCATCGAGTGGGCTCACTCACCAAGACGGTGAATAGGAACGAACACGAGgagcatcttcatcgtggagacAGTCTGAGGTCATCAGTGAATCGCCATCGGCGCTCCTCTGTGAAGAACGGCCTGCTGGACCATGTCCACAAGAGACCGTCACACTACAAACATGGAAG GAGGGACTCCAGAGACCAGTCCTGGAGGAACGGAGATCTGGAGCCGTACGGGgagcagggttacaccagcagagaGGAGGACAACGAGAGCATCACCTCcagagacag ACATTATCCTGATGAGATCAGGGACCATTACGATGACCCCTCCCCCTACACCAACAGCAGCTATGGTAGCAGCTTCAGCAGTAGCAGAAGAACCACCCGCAGACGCCTGCTTCCTGCCACGCCCACAG GTCGGAAACCGTCCTTCAACATTCAGTGTCTAAGGCGGCAGGGCAGCAGTGATGACCTGCCCATTCCCGGGACGTACCACCCAACATCACCCCCACGCCGTGCtcaa GCGTACAGTTCCCACCACTCATCCGGAGGCTCCTCAGCAGCCTCCTCGACTTCCTGGGCAAAGCCGTGTCCTCGCCGTGGCCGCCTCCTCTATGCTCCTCTCATCCTGGTTGAGGAGGAGGGCAGCCCTCCGTGGGGTCGGGATGGAGGCCCAGGGGGTgaggggaagagaggaggagcaggaCGAG GTGCAGCAGACAGACCGGCGTGGTACAGTGGCCCTGCAGGGACATCAG CTCCGCCCCCGTACCGAGCGTACACCACCCTCAGAGTTCCGTCTCAGCTTGGTGCTCCTTTCACGGAGAAACGAGGATCAGCAGACAGCCTAGTGGAGGCG GTTCTGATCTCAGAAGGACTCGGTCTTTACGCCCGAGACCCAAAGTTCGTGGCATTCGCGAAGCGGGAGATTGCAGATGCGTGTCACATGACAGTGGATGAGATGGAGTCTGCAGCGAGCGACCTGCTGAGCTCCGGGAGCCACGACTTCCTCGGCACCATTGCAGACGACCCAGCGGCGCTGTACAGCGACGACGAGCCAATCAGGACGAACCGCGAGGAGGAGGAGCTGGCTGACGAGATGGCCTGTGTGACGTCATTCTGA